The uncultured Desulfuromonas sp. genome has a segment encoding these proteins:
- a CDS encoding MBL fold metallo-hydrolase, whose protein sequence is MRICQLASGSKGNSLYIESEKTRILIDAGLSALQISRRLEQIGVDADSLDAVFVTHEHSDHCRGLGPLSRRHKLPIFFHPDTHAAIDKLGKVEERFFDIGETVTVQDIQVQPFPITHDAVAPVGFVVETRDGKIGVATDMGIATRLVQQSLQQCRALVLETNHDEEMLRDGPYPWPLKQRIRSHHGHLSNAAGAQLLQQVLWDGLEAVFLAHLSETNNTPQLAQQCVAKVLDAQNRCRPQMITGAPHVVSRCFETAMV, encoded by the coding sequence GTGCGAATCTGTCAACTGGCCAGTGGCAGCAAGGGAAACTCACTGTATATCGAAAGTGAAAAGACCCGCATCTTGATTGATGCTGGTCTTTCTGCGTTACAGATCAGTCGTCGCCTTGAACAGATTGGTGTCGATGCCGACAGTCTGGATGCTGTGTTCGTGACCCACGAACACTCGGATCATTGTCGCGGGCTGGGGCCGTTATCGCGGCGCCATAAATTACCGATCTTTTTTCATCCCGACACCCATGCGGCCATTGATAAACTGGGCAAGGTGGAAGAGCGTTTTTTTGATATCGGCGAGACGGTCACCGTTCAGGATATCCAGGTGCAACCGTTTCCCATCACCCACGATGCGGTCGCTCCGGTTGGCTTTGTTGTCGAAACCCGTGACGGCAAAATCGGCGTGGCCACGGATATGGGCATTGCCACGCGTCTGGTGCAGCAGAGTCTGCAACAGTGCCGGGCTTTGGTGCTGGAAACCAACCATGATGAAGAGATGCTGCGTGACGGGCCATATCCCTGGCCGTTGAAGCAGCGGATTCGCAGTCATCATGGTCATCTGTCCAATGCTGCCGGTGCCCAGCTGTTGCAACAGGTGTTGTGGGACGGTCTGGAAGCTGTTTTTCTCGCCCACTTGAGCGAGACCAACAACACGCCGCAACTGGCGCAACAGTGCGTGGCTAAAGTGCTCGACGCCCAGAACCGTTGTCGACCGCAGATGATTACCGGCGCACCCCATGTGGTGAGCCGCTGTTTTGAAACCGCAATGGTGTGA
- the gap gene encoding type I glyceraldehyde-3-phosphate dehydrogenase, whose amino-acid sequence MATKVAINGFGRIGRNVLRIAQGHPDFDIVAINDLTDAATLAHLLKYDSVHGTFAGEVKTEGDVLYVNGQAIKITSERDPENLPWQELGVEIVVESTGRFRKREDAAKHLTAGAKKVLISAPGKNSDVTVVRGVNFEQYDPTQHDIISNASCTTNCLAPVAKLLLDSVGIERGSMTTIHSFTNDQRILDLPHDDLRRARAASLSMIPTTTGATKAVGQVLPGLQGKLTGLSVRVPTPNVSLIDLVVETEKTTSVEAINTLMAQAADGPLKGVLEYCDEPLVSIDFNGHPASAIFDALSTTVMDETLVKVLLWYDNEWGYSARVVDLISHVARN is encoded by the coding sequence ATGGCAACAAAAGTCGCCATCAACGGCTTCGGTCGCATCGGCCGTAACGTACTGCGTATCGCTCAGGGACATCCGGATTTTGACATCGTCGCTATTAATGATCTGACAGACGCGGCCACCCTGGCCCATCTGCTCAAGTACGATTCCGTTCACGGCACCTTCGCCGGCGAGGTCAAGACAGAAGGCGATGTGCTTTACGTCAATGGTCAGGCCATTAAAATCACCAGTGAACGCGACCCGGAAAATCTGCCCTGGCAGGAGCTGGGCGTTGAAATCGTCGTTGAATCCACCGGGCGTTTTCGCAAACGGGAAGATGCCGCCAAGCACCTCACAGCCGGTGCCAAAAAAGTGCTGATCAGCGCTCCGGGCAAGAACTCCGACGTGACCGTGGTTCGCGGCGTCAACTTCGAACAGTATGACCCGACGCAGCACGACATCATCTCCAACGCCTCCTGCACCACCAACTGCCTGGCACCGGTGGCCAAGTTGCTGTTGGATTCGGTGGGGATTGAACGCGGCAGCATGACCACTATCCACTCGTTTACCAACGACCAGCGCATCCTCGACCTGCCCCATGACGATTTGCGCCGGGCGCGTGCCGCATCGCTGTCGATGATTCCAACCACCACCGGCGCCACCAAAGCCGTCGGTCAGGTTCTCCCCGGCCTGCAAGGCAAATTGACCGGCCTGTCGGTACGGGTACCGACGCCGAATGTCTCCCTCATCGACCTGGTTGTTGAAACGGAAAAAACCACCAGTGTCGAGGCGATTAACACTCTGATGGCGCAAGCCGCCGACGGTCCGCTCAAAGGCGTTCTCGAATACTGCGATGAGCCCTTGGTCTCCATCGACTTTAATGGTCATCCGGCGTCCGCCATCTTCGACGCGCTGTCGACGACGGTCATGGACGAAACCCTGGTCAAAGTCCTGTTGTGGTATGACAACGAATGGGGCTATTCGGCACGTGTGGTCGATCTGATCAGCCATGTCGCCCGCAATTAA
- the secG gene encoding preprotein translocase subunit SecG — MITFLLTIHVLVCIALIVIVLLQAGKGAEAGASFGAGASQTVFGASGGRSFMSKMTTFAAFLFMLTSLSLAYLYGKPGSDSLMPDQVQPVQTQQQQSAE, encoded by the coding sequence ATGATTACCTTTTTGCTGACGATACATGTTCTGGTCTGCATCGCCCTTATCGTGATCGTACTACTTCAGGCCGGTAAAGGGGCCGAAGCCGGTGCTTCTTTCGGTGCAGGTGCCAGTCAAACCGTTTTCGGTGCTTCCGGCGGCCGCAGCTTCATGAGCAAAATGACCACGTTTGCAGCGTTTCTTTTCATGCTGACCAGTCTGTCCCTGGCGTATCTGTACGGCAAGCCCGGCTCTGACAGCTTGATGCCGGACCAGGTTCAACCGGTACAAACCCAGCAACAACAAAGTGCTGAATAA
- the purF gene encoding amidophosphoribosyltransferase: protein MFDKFEDECGVFGIYGHPEAANLTYLGLYALQHRGQESCGIVASDGISLRAYRKKGLVADAFKNNEVFDKLPGKSAIGHVRYSTAGGNDIKNVQPIMVDYVRGSIAIAHNGNLVNAQELRNELEQLGSIFSTIADTEVIIHLLARAQSDSLADRVVDALKRVRGAYSLVFLTETRMVAVRDPNGFRPLILGKLDGAYVVASETCALDLIEAEFIRELDPGEMIVVDKDGLHSYRPLEEAKPSPCIFEYIYFARPDSTIFGREVYGVRKEYGRQLAREYPVEADVVVAIPDSGVPAAIGYAEESGIPFELGLIRNHYVGRTFIEPQQSIRHFGVKIKLNPVREVIEGKRVVVIDDSIVRGTTARKIIKMIRNAGAKEVHVRISSPPTSYPCYYGIDTPTRTELIASSHTIEEINRYVTSDSLGYLSEEGLHKATGGCEGGSCEGQFCTACFSGNYPVKFPRLKADKQLGLF, encoded by the coding sequence ATGTTTGACAAGTTTGAAGATGAATGTGGCGTGTTTGGTATCTATGGCCACCCCGAAGCGGCCAATCTGACCTATCTTGGTCTTTATGCCCTGCAGCACCGTGGTCAGGAAAGCTGTGGTATCGTTGCTTCCGACGGTATCTCGTTGCGTGCTTACCGTAAAAAAGGGCTGGTTGCCGACGCGTTTAAAAATAACGAGGTGTTCGATAAGTTGCCCGGCAAAAGTGCCATCGGCCACGTCCGTTACTCGACAGCCGGCGGCAACGACATTAAAAACGTCCAGCCGATCATGGTCGATTACGTGCGTGGCAGCATTGCCATTGCTCATAACGGCAACCTGGTCAATGCCCAGGAATTACGCAACGAACTGGAGCAGTTGGGTTCGATTTTTTCCACCATTGCCGACACCGAAGTCATCATCCACTTGCTGGCGCGGGCGCAGAGCGACAGCCTGGCGGATCGTGTCGTCGATGCCCTCAAACGGGTGCGCGGTGCCTACAGCCTGGTGTTCCTTACGGAAACGCGCATGGTGGCGGTACGTGATCCCAACGGTTTCCGGCCGTTGATCCTCGGTAAGCTGGATGGCGCTTATGTGGTGGCCTCGGAAACCTGCGCCCTTGACCTGATCGAGGCCGAGTTTATCCGTGAACTCGATCCCGGTGAGATGATCGTCGTCGACAAAGACGGTCTCCATTCCTATCGTCCGCTGGAAGAAGCCAAGCCGTCCCCTTGTATCTTTGAATACATCTATTTCGCCCGCCCCGACAGCACCATTTTCGGTCGCGAGGTGTACGGCGTGCGCAAGGAATACGGGCGGCAATTGGCTCGAGAATATCCGGTAGAAGCCGATGTGGTGGTGGCTATCCCCGATTCCGGCGTGCCCGCAGCCATCGGTTACGCCGAAGAATCGGGCATTCCCTTTGAGCTGGGCCTGATCCGCAACCACTACGTGGGGCGGACCTTTATCGAGCCGCAGCAGTCGATTCGCCACTTTGGTGTCAAGATTAAGCTCAACCCGGTGCGCGAAGTGATTGAGGGCAAACGGGTGGTGGTCATTGACGACTCCATCGTGCGCGGCACCACGGCACGCAAAATTATCAAGATGATCCGCAATGCCGGTGCCAAGGAAGTGCATGTACGCATCTCCAGCCCGCCGACCAGCTATCCCTGCTACTACGGCATTGATACGCCGACCCGTACCGAGCTGATCGCCTCGTCGCACACCATCGAGGAGATTAATCGCTACGTCACCTCTGACAGCCTTGGTTATCTGTCTGAGGAAGGTCTGCACAAGGCGACCGGTGGCTGTGAAGGCGGCAGTTGCGAAGGGCAGTTCTGCACGGCCTGCTTCAGCGGCAATTACCCGGTGAAATTTCCCCGTCTCAAGGCGGATAAGCAATTAGGTCTGTTTTAA
- a CDS encoding phosphoglycerate kinase has translation MLNKISVTALDLTGKRVFCRVDFNVPLDSTQTITDDTRIVAALPTIRYILEQGGKLILASHLGRPKGSFKPEFSLAPVAPYLANLLDQPVVMAKDCVGDEVKAQIAAMNDGDVLLLENMRFYPGEEKNDPAFCAQLAELADIYVNDAFGTAHRAHASTEGIARLLQPAAAGFLMAKELEYLGQALDAPKRPFVAVIGGAKVSDKITVIDTLLDKVNALLIGGGMAYTFLKAQGLEIGTSLVELDQLDLARQLMAKAEKNGVELLLPVDHVTAKAFDKDAAASVYTNEAFPADEMGLDIGPQTAQAYAAKMTEAATVVWNGPMGVFEFPAFAKGTLAVAEALAKSDAISIIGGGDSVAAVNQAGLNEQMTHISTGGGASLEFLEGKTLPGIAALTDQ, from the coding sequence ATGCTCAACAAAATTTCCGTCACCGCACTTGATTTAACAGGCAAGCGGGTTTTCTGCCGCGTCGACTTCAACGTTCCTCTCGACAGCACGCAAACCATTACCGATGACACCAGGATTGTCGCTGCATTGCCTACGATTCGCTATATTCTTGAACAGGGCGGCAAGCTGATCCTCGCCTCTCATCTCGGTCGCCCCAAAGGCAGCTTCAAGCCGGAATTCAGCTTGGCGCCGGTCGCTCCCTATCTGGCCAACCTGCTCGATCAGCCGGTCGTCATGGCCAAAGACTGCGTCGGTGACGAGGTGAAAGCTCAGATCGCGGCCATGAACGATGGCGATGTGCTGCTGCTGGAGAATATGCGCTTCTACCCCGGTGAAGAGAAAAACGACCCGGCCTTCTGCGCCCAGCTGGCCGAACTGGCTGACATCTACGTCAACGACGCCTTCGGCACCGCCCACCGCGCTCATGCGTCCACGGAAGGGATCGCCCGACTGCTGCAACCGGCGGCGGCCGGTTTTCTGATGGCCAAAGAGCTCGAATATCTCGGCCAGGCCCTCGACGCCCCCAAGCGTCCGTTTGTTGCCGTGATCGGCGGCGCAAAGGTCAGCGACAAAATCACCGTCATTGACACACTGCTCGACAAGGTCAACGCCCTGCTCATTGGCGGCGGCATGGCTTATACGTTTCTAAAAGCTCAGGGTCTGGAGATCGGCACTTCGCTGGTGGAACTCGACCAACTTGACTTGGCCCGTCAACTGATGGCCAAGGCAGAGAAAAATGGTGTCGAGCTGCTGCTGCCCGTCGATCATGTCACAGCCAAAGCGTTTGATAAGGATGCCGCGGCCAGCGTCTATACCAATGAGGCGTTCCCTGCCGACGAGATGGGTCTTGATATCGGTCCGCAAACCGCCCAGGCCTATGCCGCCAAAATGACCGAGGCTGCAACCGTGGTGTGGAACGGCCCCATGGGCGTGTTTGAATTCCCGGCGTTTGCCAAAGGCACGCTTGCTGTCGCTGAAGCGCTGGCCAAATCAGATGCCATCTCCATCATCGGTGGTGGTGATTCGGTGGCGGCGGTCAATCAGGCCGGCCTCAACGAGCAGATGACCCACATCTCCACCGGCGGCGGCGCGTCTCTGGAGTTTCTCGAAGGCAAAACCCTGCCCGGCATTGCCGCGCTGACTGATCAATAA
- the pyrE gene encoding orotate phosphoribosyltransferase — MTENERSELMEIIRELSYEQREVTLASGRKSNFYFDGKQTTLHPRGSVLVGKAFYNALDNFDAQVDGVGGLTMGADPIATATSLISALEGTPIPAFIIRKEPKGHGTGQWLEGRKNVPPGSKVVIVEDVVTTGGSSMKAIERAQAEGLEVLGVVTLVDREEGGREFFEENNVPFYAIFTKSQVAG, encoded by the coding sequence ATGACGGAAAACGAACGCAGTGAACTGATGGAGATTATTCGCGAACTGTCCTACGAGCAGCGCGAAGTCACCCTGGCCTCGGGCCGCAAAAGCAATTTCTATTTTGACGGCAAGCAGACCACTCTGCATCCGCGTGGTTCGGTGCTGGTCGGCAAGGCGTTTTACAACGCGCTGGATAACTTTGATGCCCAGGTTGACGGTGTCGGTGGCCTGACTATGGGGGCGGATCCCATTGCCACCGCCACGTCGCTGATCAGCGCGCTGGAAGGCACGCCGATTCCGGCGTTTATCATTCGTAAAGAGCCCAAAGGGCACGGGACCGGCCAATGGCTGGAGGGCCGTAAAAATGTTCCCCCCGGATCCAAAGTGGTGATTGTCGAGGACGTCGTGACCACGGGTGGTTCGTCCATGAAGGCCATTGAACGTGCCCAGGCTGAAGGCCTCGAGGTGCTCGGTGTGGTGACGCTGGTTGACCGCGAAGAAGGGGGCCGCGAGTTCTTTGAAGAAAACAACGTGCCGTTTTACGCCATTTTCACCAAGTCCCAGGTGGCGGGCTAG
- the tpiA gene encoding triose-phosphate isomerase: MRKPLIAGNWKLHNTVEESCRLAQALVNDLSDVTETEIVIAPVFTALSEVGKICADSPVQLAAQNCHCMDDGAYTGEVSVPLLADVGCNHIIVGHSERRQYFGETDHFVNVKARAILKHGLTAIICIGETLEQRESGELFDVIAAQVRGALEEISPEQMSQVILAYEPIWAIGTGKTASSEEAEEVHAYIRGLLHGSYGSDVATQCRILYGGSVKPGNISELMAEEDIDGALVGGASLKADDFAAIVRFKRSLKMAPQ; this comes from the coding sequence ATGCGTAAACCACTCATTGCCGGAAACTGGAAACTGCATAACACCGTCGAAGAGTCCTGCCGGCTGGCCCAGGCCCTGGTCAACGATTTAAGCGACGTCACCGAAACTGAAATCGTCATTGCCCCGGTGTTCACCGCCCTGTCTGAAGTCGGCAAGATCTGTGCGGACTCTCCCGTTCAACTGGCGGCACAAAACTGCCACTGCATGGATGACGGCGCCTATACCGGAGAGGTCTCCGTCCCCCTGCTGGCCGATGTCGGCTGCAACCATATCATTGTCGGCCATTCGGAGCGACGTCAGTACTTCGGCGAAACCGATCATTTTGTCAATGTCAAGGCACGCGCTATTCTCAAGCACGGTCTGACCGCGATTATTTGCATTGGGGAAACCCTGGAACAACGTGAAAGCGGCGAACTGTTTGACGTGATTGCAGCGCAGGTTCGTGGCGCTCTGGAAGAGATCAGTCCCGAGCAGATGTCTCAGGTCATTCTCGCCTATGAGCCGATATGGGCCATCGGCACCGGAAAAACAGCCAGCAGTGAAGAGGCCGAGGAAGTTCATGCTTACATCCGCGGCCTACTCCATGGCAGCTATGGCAGCGATGTTGCCACTCAGTGTCGCATCCTTTACGGCGGCAGCGTCAAACCCGGCAACATCAGTGAACTGATGGCCGAAGAGGATATTGATGGAGCCCTGGTCGGCGGCGCCAGCCTCAAGGCTGACGATTTTGCCGCTATTGTTCGCTTTAAACGCTCTTTGAAAATGGCTCCGCAATAG
- a CDS encoding phosphoribosylformylglycinamidine synthase subunit PurS: MASRIVAALKDGVRDARGERVRREIHEHLGIQLDQVRTIDVYTVDAELSDEELTAAAEGPFSDPVIQNVAINQPLAKDFDLLVEVGFRPGVTDNVGRTAREAIQYLTGRRFNDDEAVYTSVQYLLNGPIDKEVAEKIASGFLANGLIQRWTIVSRDEFDQTNGLTVQPPKVVSTATPQIRAIDLNVSDEALMQISRDGMLALNLEEMKAIQAYIADAEVQKQRASAGVPAQLTDAELEALAQTWSEHCKHKIFSAEISYDDGEGNTETINSLFKTYIMGATRDIRAAKGDKDFCLSVFKDNAGVIEFTDEWSMVYKVETHNSPSALDPYGGALTGIVGVNRDPFGTGRGARLIFNTDVFCFASPFYDQPLPPRLLHPRRIFEGVVEGVEHGGNKSGIPTVNGSLVFDDRFAGKPLVYCGSAALMPTELHGRPGHEKKAEVGDHILMVGGRVGKDGIHGATFSSEELNEDSPVTAVQIGDPITQRRMFDFLLIARDKGLYNAITDNGAGGLSSSVGEMAEDTGGFEMHLDRCPLKYAGLQPWEILISEAQERMTLAVPPEKVDAFITLAKEMDVEATDLGLFTDSGYYHCLYQGETATYLPMSFLHEGAPQMKIPAKWEVKQHAEPTAADLPAADEALETLLGSLNVCSKECVVRRYDHEVQGATVQKPLTGVDNDGPADGSVVRPLFDSFAGISTAHGICPRYSDIDTYHMMACAIDEALRNYVSVGGNIDHVAGLDNFCWCDPVKSERTPDGEYKAAQLVRANKALYEYCLAFGVPLISGKDSMKNDYQIGDTKISIPPTVLFSVIGKVDDVRQTVSMDVKRPGDKVYLLGITKAELGASELYTQLGFVGNAVPTVDAQTALLRYRTLNRAQQAGLIASCHDLSDGGLGVAAAEAAFAGGFGLAIDLSQVRCDGTLSDLEILYSESQSRLLVTVAPDKVEEFHKLFAGQEVSLLGEVTAEPRLKVTGFDGSVIIDRENAVLKEAWQAPLREM; encoded by the coding sequence ATGGCCAGCAGAATTGTCGCCGCCCTGAAAGATGGCGTTCGCGATGCCCGCGGTGAGCGGGTGCGTCGTGAAATTCACGAACACCTCGGAATCCAACTGGATCAGGTTCGCACCATTGATGTGTATACCGTTGATGCCGAACTCAGTGACGAAGAACTGACCGCCGCGGCCGAGGGGCCGTTCAGCGATCCGGTGATTCAGAATGTCGCCATCAATCAACCGCTGGCCAAGGACTTCGACCTGCTGGTGGAAGTCGGTTTTCGGCCAGGGGTTACTGATAATGTCGGCCGTACTGCCCGTGAAGCGATTCAGTATCTGACCGGTCGCCGTTTCAATGACGACGAAGCGGTGTACACTTCGGTGCAATATCTGCTTAACGGCCCGATCGATAAAGAGGTCGCTGAAAAGATTGCTTCCGGCTTCCTGGCCAACGGCCTGATTCAGCGCTGGACCATTGTCAGTCGCGACGAATTCGACCAGACCAACGGTCTGACCGTCCAGCCGCCCAAGGTGGTCAGTACGGCCACGCCACAGATCCGCGCCATTGACCTCAATGTCAGTGATGAAGCGCTGATGCAGATCAGCCGTGACGGTATGCTGGCGCTGAATCTCGAAGAGATGAAAGCCATCCAGGCGTATATTGCCGACGCCGAGGTGCAGAAACAACGTGCTTCCGCTGGCGTACCGGCCCAGCTCACCGATGCTGAACTCGAAGCGCTGGCCCAGACCTGGAGTGAGCACTGCAAGCACAAGATCTTCTCAGCGGAAATCAGCTACGACGATGGCGAGGGTAACACTGAAACCATCAATTCCCTGTTTAAAACCTACATCATGGGTGCCACCCGCGATATTCGCGCCGCCAAAGGCGACAAGGACTTCTGCCTGTCCGTGTTCAAGGACAATGCCGGGGTTATTGAGTTCACCGATGAGTGGAGCATGGTCTACAAGGTGGAAACCCACAATTCGCCCAGTGCCCTCGATCCTTACGGCGGCGCGCTGACCGGAATCGTTGGCGTTAACCGCGACCCGTTCGGCACTGGCCGTGGCGCACGGCTGATTTTCAATACCGACGTATTCTGTTTTGCCTCACCGTTTTACGATCAACCGCTGCCGCCGCGTCTGCTCCATCCACGCCGTATTTTTGAAGGTGTGGTTGAGGGTGTTGAGCACGGTGGTAACAAGAGTGGTATCCCGACGGTTAACGGTTCGCTGGTGTTTGATGACCGCTTTGCCGGTAAGCCGCTGGTCTACTGCGGCAGTGCCGCGCTGATGCCCACTGAGCTGCACGGGCGTCCCGGCCACGAGAAAAAAGCCGAAGTGGGCGATCACATCCTGATGGTCGGCGGCCGTGTTGGCAAGGACGGTATCCACGGCGCGACGTTCTCTTCCGAAGAGCTCAATGAGGATTCGCCGGTGACCGCGGTGCAGATCGGTGACCCGATTACCCAGCGGCGCATGTTCGACTTCCTGCTCATTGCCCGCGACAAGGGACTCTATAACGCCATTACCGATAACGGGGCGGGTGGTTTGTCCTCCTCCGTCGGTGAGATGGCTGAAGATACCGGTGGCTTTGAAATGCACCTGGATCGCTGCCCGCTGAAATACGCGGGTCTGCAGCCGTGGGAGATTCTCATCTCTGAAGCTCAGGAGCGTATGACTCTGGCGGTGCCGCCGGAGAAGGTCGACGCATTCATTACTCTGGCCAAAGAGATGGATGTCGAGGCGACCGATCTCGGTCTGTTTACCGATTCCGGTTATTACCACTGTCTGTATCAGGGTGAAACCGCCACCTATCTGCCGATGTCCTTCCTCCATGAAGGCGCTCCGCAGATGAAGATTCCTGCCAAATGGGAAGTGAAGCAACACGCCGAACCGACTGCCGCGGATCTGCCGGCAGCGGATGAGGCACTGGAAACGCTGCTCGGCAGCCTCAACGTTTGCTCCAAGGAATGTGTCGTGCGTCGTTACGACCACGAAGTTCAGGGCGCGACAGTGCAAAAGCCGTTGACCGGGGTCGACAACGATGGTCCGGCCGATGGTTCGGTGGTGCGTCCGTTGTTTGATTCGTTTGCCGGGATCTCCACCGCTCACGGCATTTGCCCGCGCTACAGCGACATCGATACCTACCACATGATGGCCTGTGCCATTGATGAGGCCCTGCGTAACTACGTGTCCGTCGGCGGCAACATTGACCATGTCGCCGGTCTCGACAACTTCTGCTGGTGCGACCCGGTCAAGAGCGAGCGCACCCCGGACGGCGAATACAAAGCCGCCCAGCTGGTGCGTGCCAACAAAGCCCTTTACGAGTACTGCCTGGCCTTCGGTGTCCCGCTGATTTCCGGCAAAGACTCGATGAAAAATGATTACCAGATCGGCGACACCAAGATCTCCATTCCGCCGACGGTCCTGTTCTCGGTCATCGGCAAGGTGGATGACGTGCGCCAGACCGTAAGCATGGACGTCAAGCGTCCCGGCGACAAAGTCTACCTGCTCGGCATCACCAAGGCTGAGCTTGGTGCCTCGGAGCTCTACACCCAGCTCGGGTTTGTCGGTAACGCGGTGCCGACCGTCGATGCCCAAACGGCCTTGCTGCGCTACCGTACCCTGAACCGTGCTCAACAGGCCGGGCTGATTGCTTCATGCCATGACCTGTCGGATGGCGGTCTTGGCGTGGCTGCGGCGGAAGCGGCGTTTGCCGGTGGGTTTGGCCTTGCTATCGATTTGAGTCAGGTGCGCTGTGACGGTACGCTCAGTGATCTGGAGATCCTCTATTCCGAGTCACAAAGTCGCCTGCTGGTGACGGTCGCACCGGACAAGGTGGAGGAATTCCACAAGCTGTTCGCCGGTCAGGAGGTCAGCCTGCTGGGTGAAGTCACTGCCGAGCCGCGTCTGAAAGTGACCGGTTTTGACGGTTCGGTGATTATTGATCGTGAAAACGCTGTCTTAAAAGAGGCCTGGCAAGCGCCTCTGAGGGAGATGTAA
- a CDS encoding DUF2807 domain-containing protein, with product MTVPTLSWADACLQGNGLLGQQQRSLTAFDHIVVQGSFTLKVSVTGENHCTVSGDENLLDEVVTQVDNGELLIAPKTAVKFKQPMVISLEVAELGGVTAEGAHRIEIDGLLCPAFVLTLDGACSARLAGFASLLEAEVLGASTLEAEQLECCDASITANGTTVAKLQVKKSLGVHASGIAEIFYRGEPELAVVDLTGRARVAPLQ from the coding sequence ATGACTGTCCCGACGCTGAGTTGGGCGGATGCTTGTCTACAAGGCAATGGCCTGTTGGGGCAACAGCAGCGCTCGTTGACCGCCTTTGATCACATTGTGGTGCAGGGAAGCTTTACCTTGAAGGTGAGCGTGACGGGGGAAAATCATTGTACGGTGAGTGGTGACGAAAATCTGCTTGATGAGGTGGTAACTCAGGTGGACAATGGTGAGCTGTTGATTGCCCCTAAAACAGCTGTGAAGTTCAAGCAACCGATGGTAATCAGCCTGGAGGTTGCCGAGCTGGGCGGGGTAACGGCGGAAGGTGCCCACCGCATTGAGATCGACGGGTTATTGTGCCCGGCGTTTGTTTTGACCCTGGATGGCGCGTGCAGCGCTCGCTTGGCCGGTTTTGCCTCGCTGCTCGAAGCGGAAGTGTTGGGGGCGTCGACGCTTGAAGCGGAACAACTGGAATGCTGTGATGCCTCAATTACGGCGAACGGCACCACCGTGGCCAAACTTCAGGTGAAAAAGAGTCTTGGCGTGCATGCCAGCGGAATTGCCGAAATTTTCTATCGTGGTGAACCGGAACTGGCTGTGGTTGATTTGACGGGTCGGGCGCGGGTTGCACCTTTGCAGTGA
- a CDS encoding phosphoribosylformylglycinamidine synthase subunit PurQ: protein MAQQVRAIVISGNGTNCEREVANACLLGGADVADIVHISRLLAGEVDLNDYHFLNFAGGFLDGDDLGSAKAGANRLNKAVIAGTDQTLADSIRAFVAAGKLVMGVCNGFQLMVKMGLLPSLDGDQAQTTTLTFNDGGRFEDRWTYLKVDPDSPCVFTKGLKGIYLPVRHGEGKFVTESQAVLDQLESRHLTVLKYCDAAYQAPTMDYPLNPNGSTAAIAGICDPTGRLFGLMPHPEAYVHRTHHPRWTREELPEEGMGLWLYQNAVTFIRENLL, encoded by the coding sequence ATGGCACAACAGGTTCGGGCAATTGTCATTTCCGGAAACGGAACCAACTGTGAGCGCGAAGTCGCCAACGCCTGCCTTCTGGGCGGGGCGGATGTCGCCGATATCGTCCATATCTCCCGCCTGCTGGCCGGTGAGGTTGACCTCAACGACTACCACTTCCTTAATTTCGCCGGCGGCTTTCTCGACGGTGATGACCTCGGCAGCGCCAAGGCCGGTGCCAACCGGCTCAATAAGGCCGTGATTGCCGGCACCGACCAGACTCTGGCCGATTCGATTCGCGCCTTTGTGGCCGCGGGCAAGCTGGTGATGGGGGTGTGTAACGGGTTTCAACTGATGGTTAAGATGGGCCTGCTGCCTTCTCTGGATGGCGATCAAGCCCAGACCACGACGTTGACCTTCAACGATGGCGGTCGCTTCGAAGATCGCTGGACCTATCTTAAGGTGGACCCTGATTCTCCTTGCGTGTTTACCAAGGGTCTGAAAGGGATTTACCTGCCGGTACGTCACGGCGAAGGGAAATTTGTCACCGAATCCCAAGCGGTTCTCGATCAACTTGAGTCGCGTCACCTGACGGTGCTTAAATATTGCGATGCCGCTTATCAGGCACCGACCATGGATTACCCACTCAATCCCAACGGCTCCACCGCGGCTATTGCCGGTATTTGCGATCCCACGGGCCGTCTGTTCGGCCTGATGCCGCATCCGGAAGCCTATGTCCATCGTACCCATCACCCACGCTGGACGCGTGAGGAGTTGCCGGAAGAGGGCATGGGACTGTGGCTGTACCAGAATGCCGTCACTTTTATCCGCGAAAATCTACTCTGA